GCCGGGCCTGGTGGTCACGGTCAACCACCACGACACCTGGGGACCGGGCAGCTGGAACAGCGCCGACCACCGCGCGGTCGGCCGGGCCGCGCTGGACGCGGTCGCCGACGCCGGCAACCGGTGGGTCTTCCCCGAGCTGCTCGAACAGGGCTACGAACCGTGGCAGGGGGTGCGCTGGGTCGCCGTGGCCTCCGCACCGCACCCGACGCACGCCGTGGACGTCACCGAGACCCTGGAGCAGGCGGTCGCGTCGCTGGCCGCGCACGAGAGCTACCTCCGGGCGCTGAGCGGGGAACCGGTCGAGGAGCACGCCCGCCGGGTCGTGGAGGGCGTCGCCCGGCAGCACGCCCACCGCTTCGGCGGCCGACCGTGCGCGACCTTCGAACTGTTCGGCGCGGGGTGACGGTCAGCCGATGACCGGCAGGCCGACCGCGGCGTCC
This region of Saccharopolyspora hordei genomic DNA includes:
- a CDS encoding PIG-L deacetylase family protein, with amino-acid sequence MAEELEPLPTDWQRALAVAAHPDDLEHACAGAVAAWTASGRDVAYLLVTRGEAGIDSLPPAEAAPLRELEEHASAAKLGVHSVEFLDHRDGVVEHGLALRRDLCRAVREHRPGLVVTVNHHDTWGPGSWNSADHRAVGRAALDAVADAGNRWVFPELLEQGYEPWQGVRWVAVASAPHPTHAVDVTETLEQAVASLAAHESYLRALSGEPVEEHARRVVEGVARQHAHRFGGRPCATFELFGAG